The window CTGGGCGGCAAAAGACACCGCGTTTGAGGGCGGTTTCGCCGCCCTGTTTAATTTGCCGCCCAAAGACGACCCGGACGCCAATCTGCACGCCATTGAAGCTTTTCTGACTTCCGTTCAGACCGGCGTTTTTTCCACGCCGCAAGCGCGGGAAACCAACTTCTATGTGCTGGGGTTGTCGCCCAATGTTTCCCGCATATCAATCCGTTTCTGGTTTGCGCAAACTGTCGCGGTTATGGCTGAAAATATTGCGCGGCATTTTAACGATATCAAGATAACGCATGGCCCGAAGGAAAAAGACGCATTGCCGCTTTTCCGATTGCTTGTTTCAACCGCGGCAAACAGCAAATCCGAAAATATCCCGCCCAATCTCGCAGGAGAAACCATGCGGGCCATACTGGAAGGGCTGCCCTATCCGCAAACACTGTTGCAAGCTGCCATAAACCGCATCCGCGCTGAGCATGAAATCAATTACCCGCGCGCTGCGCTTATAAAAGCCTGCATCAACCGTTCCGCAAGATATAAAAATCCATCAGCAGAGGAGGAACTCAAAGTGAGCTTGGACAAAGAAAACAGATCGGCTGGCTACCTGCTCGGCAGGCTGTTTGCCGCGCTGGAAAAAATACAGGAAGAGGCAAACGGTTCCGCCACAATCCGCGAGAGGTTTTACGGCGCGGCATCGGGAACGCCGATAGTGGTTTTTGGCAATCTGATGCGCCTCAAAAACCATCATCTGGCGAAACTCTCCGATGGACGGCGTATCCAATTCGAAAAACTGCTCGGCGAGATACATGCCGGCGTGGACGCAAACGGCTATCCAACCCATTTGCCGCTGGCCGACCAGGGCCGCTTCGCAATCGGCTACTATCACCAGAAGCAGGACTTTTACACCAAAAAGGAAGACAAATAAAGGAGACCGCTATGACCGACACAATCAAGAACCGCTATGACTTCGTTTACGTATTCGATGTGCAGGACGGCAATCCCAACGGTGACCCGGACGCAGGCAACCTGCCACGCATAGACCCCGAAACCGGACGCGGCATTGTCACCGATGTCTGCCTAAAACGCAAAGTGCGCAACTATGTGCAACTCGATAAAAAATGTTCCGATGGCCATGATATATTCGTGAAAGAAAAAGCCGTGCTGAACAAAAATATCGCTGATGCCTACGCCAAACTCGGCATTGACCTTGAAAAAGAACCCAATGATGTAAAGGATGGCAAAAAACGAAACAGCAAGGGGGAGGCACAGGGCGGCGAGGTGGAAAAGGGTCGTGTGCAGATGTGCAAAAACTACTATGACATCCGCACCTTCGGAGCTGTGATGAGTACCGGTGCCAACGCCGGTCAGGTGCGTGGCCCCGTGCAGCTTACTTTTGCCCGTTCAGTGGACCCTGTGGTTACATTGGAACATTCCATCACCCGCATGGCGGTGGCGACCGAGGCCGAGGCCGAAAAGCAATCCGGCGATAATCGCACTATGGGCCGCAAAACCACCATTCCTTACGGCATTTATGTCGCGCATGGTTTCATCTCCGCGCCGCTTGCTTCCCAAACCGGTTTTAACGACGCGGATTTGGAACTTTTCTGGAACTCGCTGGTCAACATGTTTGAGCATGACCGCTCCGCAGCGCGCGGCCTTATGTCCGCCAGAAAACTGGTCATCTTCAAGCATGATGACGCAATGGGCAGCGCTCCCGCCAGCAAGCTGTTTGATTTGGTTAAAATAACCAGAGCGACAGATGCGGCAAAACCGGCGCGGGAATTCACGGATTATAAGGTAGACATCAATCGCGCGGCTGTTCCGCCCCGCGTAACCGTGATAGACGACAAAATCTGATGTACTCCGACGAGGAATTGCTGCCTTTGTCGGCGTTGCAGCATTTCATATTCTGCCGGCGGCAGTGCGCGCTTATCCACATAGAGCAGTCATGGACGGAGAATGCGCACACTGCCGAAGGCAGGGTTATGCACGAGCGCGCGCATGACGAGGGGCATCAGACGCTGCCGGGCGTTCGGGTTGAGCGCGGGCTGGCGCTGGTTTCGCGCGAGCTTGGCTTGTCGGGAAAGGCTGACATTGTTGAATTCCGCGACGGCGGAACCGGTGTCCCCGTTGTTTTCCCCGTTGAGTATAAACGCGGCAGGCAAAAGTCAGACGATTGCGACAATGTGCAGCTTTGCGCGCAGGCGTTGTGCCTTGAGGAAATGCTGAAAACGGCGATACCGTCGGGGGCCATATTTTACGGCAAAGTGCGCCGCCGTCACGAGGTGCAGTTCACCGCGCAACTGCGCGAAAAAACCATTGAAACCGCCCGGCTTTTGCATGAGTTCATCTCCACCGCGGCAACGCCGAAGCCGTGTTACTGCCCGCAATGCCAGGCTTGCTCTTTTATCGGCGTTTGCCTGCCGAAAACCATGTATGCGGCAAAACCGGTGGCCGGTTATTTCAACGAGGCTCTTGCTGACCTGTGAAAAAATATCTGAACACTTTGTTTGTTACCACTCAAGGTTCGTACCTGTCAAAGGAGGGGGAAACCATTGTCGTCAGCGCGGACAGGGAAAAACTGCTGCAAGTTCCCGCCATCGCATTGGGCGGCATAGTGTGTTTCGGCAATGTGGCTTGCAGCCCTTTTCTGCTGGGATTTTGCGCCGAAAGCGGCATTACGGTCAGTTTTCTGACCGAGTACGGCAGATTTTTGGCGAGCGTGCAGGGGAAAATATCCGGCAACGTGCTTTTGCGGCGCAAGCAATACCGTGTTGCGGACACCGAAACGGAATGCCTTGCAATCGCGCGCGCATTTACCATCGGCAAAATTTACAACTGCCGCAGCGTGCTTTGCCGCGCCTTGCGCGATCACGGCGATAAAATAGACAGGCAGGCGGTTGAAGCTGCCGTCAACGCTCTTGCCCATTCGGTGAAAAAAGCGCAAAGCTGCGCGACGCTGGATTTCCTGCGGGGCGTAGAGGGCGAGGCGGCAAAACTGTATTTTTCCGTGTTCAATAACCTGATTCTGGCGCAGAAAGACGCTTTCAATTTCGACGAGCGCAACCGCCGTCCGCCGCTGGACAATGTCAATTGCCTGCTTTCGTTTATCTACACTTTGCTTATGCACGATGTGCGCGCCGCGCTTGAGACGGTGGGGTTGGATTCCTGTGTCGGTTTCATGCACAAGGACAGGCCCGGCAGAGCAAGCCTTGCGCTGGACATGATGGAAGAATGGCGTCCTGTTATCGCGGACAGGCTGGCGCTCTCCCTGATAAATCGGGAACAACTCTCAGGCAATGATTTTACCAAAGCGGAGACAGGCGCGGTTCTGCTTTCCGATAAAGGCAGGAAGACGCTTCTGACCGCCTATCAAAAACGCAAGCAGGAGGAAATAACGCATCCCTATTTGCAGGAAACGGTTGAGACGGGTCTACTGTTTTATATTCAGGCGCTTTTGCTTGCAAGACATTTGCGCGGCGATATTGACGGGTATCCCGCTTTTCTGTGGAAGTGAGGTTGTAACATGATGGTGCTGGTAACTTATGATGTGGCTAAGGATGAAAAGGCCGGCGCAAGACGGCTGCGCCGTGTGGCAAAAGCCTGCCAGGATTACGGCCAACGTGTACAATTTTCGGTATTTGAGTGTGTGGTGGATCCGGCCGTTTGGGTAAAGCTCAAAAATCGTTTGATAGATGAGATAGACCCTGCAAAGGATAGCTTGCGTTTCTACTATATGGGTTCCAATTGGCAGCATAAAGTGGAACATGTCGGCGCTAAATGTTCCATGGATTTGGAAGGCCCGCTGATTTTATGAGCGGGTGCGAACCTGAAGTTGGGAGACATGGCCAGTGGGGTTCGCGGAAACAGTTTTGTATTGTTGCAAATCGCACGGTATGCGATGCGGCAAGAGCAATTTGACGGTGCATTGCCCAAATTCGCAGAAATTGCTGAAAATACACTTGCAGCATAAGCAGAATTCAGGTGTATGTGTCGCCCCCCATGCGGGGGCGTGGGTTGAAACCGCCGCAACGCGTGCCATGTCGCGTTTAACCGTGGTCGCCCCCCATGCGGGGGCGTGGGTTGAAACCGTAGGGACCGGGGGATTTATAGCACTGGGAGGTGGTCGCCCCCCATGCGGGGGCGTGGGTTGAAACGCGCTCCCGCGGGAAGTGCTGGCGGCGCGCTTACTGGGTGTCGCCCCCCATGCGGGG of the Elusimicrobiales bacterium genome contains:
- the cas8c gene encoding type I-C CRISPR-associated protein Cas8c/Csd1, whose translation is MILQALNEYYERKAALPDSGIAPYGLEWKEIPFIIVLDSDGNPINIESTYEGEGKKRRAKRFLVPHSIKRSSGIASNLLWDNPEYALGISEKGDAKRHNEFVRRVCELDEKRIPEITALKKFLMRDNKKALLENLPSCAETLKQMLEKGGNVSFRIARADSIIPEMPTVHAVAQADAKSDDAVDGLCLVSGIRGKIARMHTAIKGVWGAQPSGGNIVSFNQPSFCSHEKFGKQGENAPVGEKAEFAYTTALNQLLRKDSAQRLQVGDASTVFWAAKDTAFEGGFAALFNLPPKDDPDANLHAIEAFLTSVQTGVFSTPQARETNFYVLGLSPNVSRISIRFWFAQTVAVMAENIARHFNDIKITHGPKEKDALPLFRLLVSTAANSKSENIPPNLAGETMRAILEGLPYPQTLLQAAINRIRAEHEINYPRAALIKACINRSARYKNPSAEEELKVSLDKENRSAGYLLGRLFAALEKIQEEANGSATIRERFYGAASGTPIVVFGNLMRLKNHHLAKLSDGRRIQFEKLLGEIHAGVDANGYPTHLPLADQGRFAIGYYHQKQDFYTKKEDK
- the cas2 gene encoding CRISPR-associated endonuclease Cas2; translated protein: MMVLVTYDVAKDEKAGARRLRRVAKACQDYGQRVQFSVFECVVDPAVWVKLKNRLIDEIDPAKDSLRFYYMGSNWQHKVEHVGAKCSMDLEGPLIL
- the cas4 gene encoding CRISPR-associated protein Cas4, producing the protein MYSDEELLPLSALQHFIFCRRQCALIHIEQSWTENAHTAEGRVMHERAHDEGHQTLPGVRVERGLALVSRELGLSGKADIVEFRDGGTGVPVVFPVEYKRGRQKSDDCDNVQLCAQALCLEEMLKTAIPSGAIFYGKVRRRHEVQFTAQLREKTIETARLLHEFISTAATPKPCYCPQCQACSFIGVCLPKTMYAAKPVAGYFNEALADL
- the cas1c gene encoding type I-C CRISPR-associated endonuclease Cas1c; the encoded protein is MKKYLNTLFVTTQGSYLSKEGETIVVSADREKLLQVPAIALGGIVCFGNVACSPFLLGFCAESGITVSFLTEYGRFLASVQGKISGNVLLRRKQYRVADTETECLAIARAFTIGKIYNCRSVLCRALRDHGDKIDRQAVEAAVNALAHSVKKAQSCATLDFLRGVEGEAAKLYFSVFNNLILAQKDAFNFDERNRRPPLDNVNCLLSFIYTLLMHDVRAALETVGLDSCVGFMHKDRPGRASLALDMMEEWRPVIADRLALSLINREQLSGNDFTKAETGAVLLSDKGRKTLLTAYQKRKQEEITHPYLQETVETGLLFYIQALLLARHLRGDIDGYPAFLWK
- the cas7c gene encoding type I-C CRISPR-associated protein Cas7/Csd2; this translates as MTDTIKNRYDFVYVFDVQDGNPNGDPDAGNLPRIDPETGRGIVTDVCLKRKVRNYVQLDKKCSDGHDIFVKEKAVLNKNIADAYAKLGIDLEKEPNDVKDGKKRNSKGEAQGGEVEKGRVQMCKNYYDIRTFGAVMSTGANAGQVRGPVQLTFARSVDPVVTLEHSITRMAVATEAEAEKQSGDNRTMGRKTTIPYGIYVAHGFISAPLASQTGFNDADLELFWNSLVNMFEHDRSAARGLMSARKLVIFKHDDAMGSAPASKLFDLVKITRATDAAKPAREFTDYKVDINRAAVPPRVTVIDDKI